In Treponema primitia ZAS-2, a genomic segment contains:
- a CDS encoding tetratricopeptide repeat protein, with protein sequence MKRRSLKKICLVLTFLGILGNLSALDLSLRGRGLGFFPLGDGAADYSFGGGGEFLFDVDLSRLFPSSLGLGFTLDAEAGINSSPLSSGEGEDLRLYSLGAGAGIHFFPLSRLMVRGEGAGGYYQGYFQDATSGSWWLRAGGEAGFRITPRLISSLSAGYRYYNDKYGGTMNSGIYLGITLQINLGTGSGGGADATLIQDEPIFPLFLSLYQQNAGGTLRITNHESAELRNVRVSFRAQGYSSSEFLCGTLAQIPRGRTMELPLLADFSPELLNMTENGRILGEVVVRYELLGAERSALTGISVRVNNRNSFRWVDPGALAAFVSPTSPEILELSRYLSGIARVHQQTALNPKMQFGIYFFEGLREAGVRLSLNPATPYAGYHTGTDSPIQKDSIDSIQFPLQTLAFRGGDVDDLGLLYAALLESAGIRAALIPMNNDFITALSLGISSAQAASLFNGTDKLLIINDEVWLPLSFSYFNNGFFDSWTAAADQLTRAFSNGEWVDIIILENAWPSYPPVNLPPQQVRFTPPVETATIREAEAVLGRYISAEILPKIEALNASLRSGATGALYNQLGLLYTRAGMQREARTAYQQGADMNYVSSMLNLGNMAILDNDTALAERWFRQALSLAPDNAAAKRMLDQMAAD encoded by the coding sequence ATGAAAAGAAGGTCCCTTAAAAAAATCTGCTTAGTCCTGACCTTCCTGGGAATCCTGGGGAATCTTTCCGCCCTGGACCTGAGTCTCCGGGGCCGGGGTTTGGGGTTTTTCCCCCTGGGGGATGGCGCAGCCGATTATAGTTTCGGGGGCGGCGGGGAGTTTCTTTTCGATGTGGATTTATCCCGGCTTTTCCCCAGCTCCCTGGGGCTTGGCTTTACCCTGGACGCCGAAGCGGGGATCAATTCAAGCCCCCTGTCCAGCGGGGAAGGCGAGGATCTCCGGCTCTATTCCCTGGGGGCCGGGGCGGGGATACACTTCTTTCCCCTTTCCCGGCTGATGGTCCGGGGCGAAGGGGCCGGCGGCTATTACCAGGGCTATTTTCAGGATGCCACCTCCGGCTCCTGGTGGCTGCGGGCCGGGGGCGAAGCGGGTTTCCGTATTACCCCAAGGCTTATCAGTTCCCTCAGCGCCGGTTACCGTTACTACAACGACAAATACGGCGGGACCATGAACTCCGGGATTTATCTGGGCATTACCCTCCAGATAAATCTGGGGACCGGCTCCGGCGGCGGAGCGGACGCAACGCTGATCCAGGATGAACCCATTTTCCCCCTCTTCCTTTCCCTTTACCAACAGAACGCCGGGGGAACTCTGCGGATTACCAACCACGAATCGGCGGAACTGCGCAATGTCCGGGTAAGTTTCCGCGCCCAGGGCTACAGTTCATCAGAGTTTCTGTGCGGTACCCTGGCCCAGATACCCCGGGGCCGCACAATGGAGCTGCCCCTCCTGGCGGACTTTTCCCCGGAACTGCTGAACATGACCGAAAACGGCCGTATCCTGGGGGAAGTGGTGGTTCGCTACGAGCTCCTGGGCGCAGAACGGAGCGCCCTTACCGGAATAAGCGTCCGGGTTAACAATCGGAACAGTTTCCGCTGGGTGGACCCGGGCGCGTTGGCAGCCTTTGTGTCCCCCACTAGCCCGGAAATTCTGGAGCTGTCCCGTTATTTATCCGGCATAGCCCGGGTTCACCAACAGACCGCCCTGAATCCAAAAATGCAGTTCGGTATTTATTTTTTTGAGGGGCTTCGGGAAGCGGGTGTCCGGCTTTCTCTCAACCCGGCAACCCCCTACGCCGGGTACCATACCGGAACGGATTCTCCGATTCAGAAAGATTCGATTGATTCGATACAATTTCCCCTCCAGACCCTGGCGTTCCGGGGCGGCGATGTGGATGATTTAGGCTTGCTCTATGCGGCGCTTCTGGAATCTGCGGGAATCCGGGCTGCCCTTATCCCTATGAATAATGATTTTATCACCGCCCTTTCCCTGGGGATTTCCTCAGCCCAGGCAGCTTCCCTTTTCAATGGCACAGATAAACTGCTCATCATCAACGATGAGGTATGGCTCCCTCTGTCCTTTTCGTACTTTAATAACGGATTTTTCGACAGTTGGACTGCGGCAGCGGACCAACTTACCAGGGCCTTTAGTAATGGCGAATGGGTGGATATCATCATTCTGGAAAATGCCTGGCCTTCCTATCCCCCGGTAAACCTTCCGCCCCAACAGGTCCGGTTTACCCCGCCGGTGGAGACGGCGACTATCCGGGAGGCGGAAGCCGTATTGGGCCGCTATATCAGCGCAGAGATTCTTCCCAAAATCGAAGCCCTTAATGCCAGCCTGCGCAGCGGGGCCACAGGCGCCCTGTATAACCAGTTGGGTCTCCTCTATACCAGGGCGGGGATGCAGAGGGAGGCCCGGACTGCCTATCAGCAGGGGGCGGATATGAACTATGTCTCGTCCATGCTGAACCTGGGCAATATGGCGATACTGGATAATGATACTGCCCTGGCGGAGCGCTGGTTCCGCCAGGCTTTAAGCCTTGCCCCGGATAATGCCGCCGCAAAACGGATGCTGGATCAGATGGCGGCAGATTAG
- a CDS encoding galactokinase — protein MTGRELLEAIQAAKARGIFEGLYGPGTAETAQCRYASLIKGILDDAPQGFPEADFPETKDGLRVFTAAGRTELGGNHTDHNRGKVFAASIQMDAVAIVAPRSDKRVLFRSGGFPDVQVDLTDLSPRPEEKGTTEALVRGIAAELTRRGTAVGGFTANAASTVLPGSGLSSSAAVEVLFGRIFDNLYGGGKRASLEIAQIGQIAENSYFGKPSGLMDQTACASGGAVAIDFEDPAKPKVKGVNFDLESLGYALAVTDTRGSHADLTPDYAAIPGEMKAVAAFFGKQVLREVDPREVLAHAPEIRKAAGDRALLRAFHYFNENRKVDAMLAALEKAVSSSGPEKQAAFAAYLDLVNQSGDSSWELLQNVYSPKNPAVQGVSVALAVTRDFLAESASIGACRVHGGGFAGTIQSYIPLDRLGAYKAVMEGIFGEGSVTVLRIRPVGAAELYF, from the coding sequence ATGACCGGAAGAGAACTGCTTGAAGCGATTCAAGCTGCCAAGGCTAGGGGTATTTTTGAGGGACTCTACGGGCCCGGCACGGCGGAAACCGCACAGTGCCGTTACGCATCCCTTATCAAGGGGATACTGGATGACGCACCCCAGGGGTTTCCAGAGGCGGATTTTCCCGAAACTAAGGACGGGCTCCGGGTTTTTACCGCCGCGGGCCGCACTGAGCTGGGGGGCAACCATACAGACCATAACCGGGGCAAGGTATTCGCCGCCTCCATCCAGATGGATGCTGTTGCCATAGTCGCCCCCAGGAGTGACAAAAGGGTGCTTTTCCGCTCCGGGGGTTTCCCGGATGTGCAGGTGGATTTGACTGACCTCAGCCCCAGGCCGGAAGAAAAGGGGACCACCGAGGCCCTGGTCCGGGGCATTGCCGCAGAATTGACCCGGCGGGGAACGGCGGTGGGGGGCTTCACCGCAAACGCCGCTTCCACGGTGCTTCCCGGTTCGGGGCTTTCATCCTCCGCTGCCGTAGAAGTCCTCTTTGGGCGTATCTTCGACAATCTCTACGGCGGGGGGAAACGCGCTTCCCTGGAAATTGCCCAGATAGGACAGATTGCGGAGAACAGCTACTTTGGGAAACCCTCAGGGCTTATGGACCAGACCGCCTGTGCCTCAGGGGGAGCGGTGGCCATCGACTTTGAGGACCCCGCCAAGCCTAAGGTCAAAGGGGTAAACTTCGACCTGGAATCCCTGGGCTACGCCCTGGCAGTGACCGATACTCGGGGGAGCCACGCGGACCTGACCCCGGATTATGCGGCTATCCCCGGGGAGATGAAGGCGGTGGCTGCCTTTTTCGGCAAACAGGTGCTGCGGGAAGTGGATCCCCGGGAAGTCCTGGCTCATGCCCCGGAAATACGGAAGGCCGCCGGTGACCGGGCCCTGCTCCGGGCCTTCCACTACTTCAACGAAAACCGCAAGGTAGATGCCATGCTGGCCGCCCTGGAAAAAGCGGTCTCAAGCTCCGGGCCTGAAAAACAGGCTGCCTTCGCCGCTTACTTGGACCTGGTCAACCAGTCCGGGGACTCCTCCTGGGAACTGCTGCAAAATGTCTACTCCCCGAAAAATCCCGCAGTCCAGGGGGTTTCTGTAGCCCTGGCAGTGACCCGGGATTTTCTGGCGGAAAGCGCTTCCATTGGCGCATGCCGGGTCCATGGAGGCGGCTTTGCCGGAACCATCCAGAGCTATATCCCCCTGGACCGCCTGGGCGCCTATAAGGCCGTAATGGAGGGGATCTTCGGCGAAGGTTCGGTAACGGTACTGCGGATACGCCCTGTGGGCGCTGCGGAGCTATATTTCTGA
- the dinB gene encoding DNA polymerase IV: protein MTYFIHADLDAFYASVEQLDHPEYCGKPVIVGGLPGDRRSVVSTASYEARKFGVHSAMPVAQAYKLCPQGIYLRGNMKRYREKSDEVMAVFSDFTPDVKQISIDEAFLDITGTEKLFGPPGLMAKKLKEAVRSRTGLTVSLGLASNKYVAKIASGLSKPDGVSIVAPGEEERFMSALPVSKIWGAGSKTQEQFKKRGLKTCDDILRLSLDQLKSQFGAAFGLFLHRAVRGQAAAAFEDERGTHSMSAERTFPYDLYDEFTIETTLFEICETLMFRLLDLNWQSRTIFIKIRYEDFSTESAQETLPRPVSTINELFDHLSALFRRKRQDGRGVRLIGAGLSNLETDHTPLQRELFDTGNEKEQALEKYILEINKKFPGAALRKGRSLMERASKPADE, encoded by the coding sequence ATGACCTACTTCATCCACGCAGACCTTGACGCCTTTTACGCCTCGGTGGAACAGCTTGACCATCCCGAATACTGCGGCAAGCCCGTCATCGTGGGTGGCCTTCCCGGGGACCGTCGCAGCGTGGTGTCCACCGCCTCCTACGAAGCGCGGAAATTCGGTGTCCACTCCGCCATGCCCGTAGCCCAGGCCTACAAACTCTGCCCCCAGGGAATCTACCTGCGGGGCAACATGAAACGCTACCGGGAAAAATCCGATGAAGTCATGGCTGTTTTTTCTGATTTTACTCCGGATGTCAAGCAGATTTCCATCGATGAGGCCTTTCTGGATATTACAGGCACAGAAAAACTGTTCGGCCCCCCTGGTCTTATGGCAAAAAAACTGAAAGAGGCGGTCCGCAGCAGGACCGGGCTGACCGTTTCCCTGGGGCTTGCCTCCAACAAGTACGTCGCCAAGATCGCCTCGGGCTTGTCGAAACCGGATGGGGTCTCCATTGTCGCGCCCGGGGAGGAGGAACGCTTTATGTCCGCCCTCCCGGTGTCCAAAATCTGGGGCGCCGGGAGCAAGACCCAGGAGCAGTTTAAAAAGCGGGGGCTTAAAACCTGCGATGATATACTCAGGCTGAGCCTGGACCAGCTCAAGTCCCAGTTCGGCGCCGCCTTTGGGCTTTTTTTGCACCGGGCGGTCCGGGGCCAGGCAGCGGCAGCCTTTGAGGATGAGCGGGGGACCCATTCCATGAGCGCCGAACGGACCTTCCCCTACGACCTGTACGACGAATTTACGATTGAAACCACCCTTTTTGAAATTTGCGAAACCCTCATGTTCCGCCTTCTGGACCTCAACTGGCAGAGTCGTACCATTTTTATCAAAATCCGCTACGAGGACTTTTCCACCGAAAGCGCCCAGGAAACCCTGCCACGTCCGGTTTCTACCATAAATGAGCTGTTTGACCACCTTTCAGCCCTGTTCCGTCGGAAACGCCAAGACGGTCGGGGGGTAAGGCTCATCGGCGCCGGGCTTTCAAACCTGGAAACCGACCACACCCCCCTCCAGAGGGAACTGTTTGACACAGGGAATGAAAAAGAGCAGGCCCTGGAGAAGTACATCCTGGAAATCAACAAAAAGTTTCCCGGCGCCGCCTTACGAAAGGGCCGCTCCCTTATGGAGCGGGCATCGAAGCCCGCGGATGAATGA
- a CDS encoding DUF5723 family protein — MKKLTLFFIISSLAWGLYAQEAPLEEVVAESEDTGIVLDDSQSEYSQLEEIAAKAAAEAEASALEAETEFAQDEPVQEKNQSALAKFGGQVLDYFNKPATTRHNEPLRGVEFGYDFTGGFGNSLIGTGDIFKKNIVINLNTWSDQIQDRGVDFGFDFDFHTFINVNIGKGAWGLGEFINSDSRFDINLPKDLFELLSKGNWDNHNQSGNFSVSGATFAEAGLKWYGTFLDKKLRVGVAPAWYLPLVYIPKSSLSYVLQADPSLRVAVSGDMAVYMPFSLDPFELKDLGGADISLSGEYALFPIIDVGTTISHIPFVPATLSNGQTLTFSNDIIPETTNLLSDFPDIGDIDPDTSSFTDANKIVLRPLRVDFYVLYRPLRRDLLTIKPNIGFTAINPSEETYFNGAIELQLNLARIFFVHLNTGIEEGYWRHKLGFALNLHAFELDLEGVLKSQDYLKSYQASGLGVTLGMKVGF, encoded by the coding sequence ATGAAGAAATTAACATTATTTTTTATTATATCGTCATTGGCCTGGGGACTGTACGCTCAGGAAGCGCCGCTTGAAGAAGTTGTGGCGGAAAGTGAAGATACCGGGATTGTTCTAGATGATTCCCAGTCGGAATACTCTCAGTTGGAAGAAATAGCCGCTAAAGCTGCGGCGGAGGCTGAAGCTTCAGCTCTGGAGGCGGAGACTGAATTTGCCCAGGATGAACCGGTTCAGGAAAAGAATCAATCTGCTCTGGCCAAATTCGGCGGTCAGGTGCTGGATTATTTCAATAAACCGGCAACCACCCGGCATAATGAACCTCTCCGGGGTGTTGAGTTTGGGTATGATTTTACCGGCGGGTTTGGGAATAGCCTTATCGGAACCGGTGATATTTTCAAAAAGAATATCGTCATAAACTTGAATACCTGGAGTGATCAGATACAAGACCGGGGGGTTGATTTTGGCTTTGATTTTGACTTCCATACTTTCATCAATGTTAATATCGGAAAAGGCGCATGGGGGCTTGGGGAATTTATTAATAGCGACAGCCGCTTTGACATCAATCTGCCCAAAGACTTATTCGAACTCTTATCTAAGGGGAATTGGGATAACCACAACCAGTCCGGTAATTTTTCGGTATCCGGCGCCACTTTTGCGGAAGCGGGGTTAAAATGGTACGGGACCTTCCTGGACAAAAAGCTGCGGGTCGGTGTTGCCCCGGCTTGGTATCTTCCTTTGGTATATATTCCCAAATCCAGCCTTAGCTATGTCTTACAAGCTGATCCCAGTTTAAGGGTGGCTGTCAGCGGCGATATGGCGGTCTATATGCCCTTTTCCCTGGATCCCTTTGAACTTAAAGACCTAGGCGGCGCGGACATTTCTCTCAGCGGTGAATACGCCCTCTTCCCCATTATCGATGTGGGGACTACGATAAGTCATATTCCCTTTGTTCCCGCCACCCTGTCCAATGGACAGACACTTACTTTCAGTAACGACATCATACCGGAGACAACCAATCTTTTAAGCGACTTTCCCGATATAGGAGATATCGACCCGGATACTTCAAGCTTTACCGATGCCAATAAGATAGTGCTGCGCCCCCTGCGGGTCGATTTTTATGTTCTTTACCGGCCCCTACGAAGGGATTTGCTGACCATTAAACCGAATATTGGGTTTACCGCAATAAACCCCAGTGAGGAAACGTATTTTAACGGCGCTATAGAGCTTCAGTTGAATCTGGCCCGTATCTTTTTCGTCCACCTGAATACCGGTATTGAGGAAGGGTATTGGAGGCATAAGCTGGGCTTTGCCCTTAACCTGCATGCCTTTGAACTGGACCTTGAAGGGGTATTGAAATCCCAGGATTATTTGAAGAGTTACCAGGCAAGCGGATTAGGCGTTACGCTTGGAATGAAAGTCGGGTTCTGA
- the mtnA gene encoding S-methyl-5-thioribose-1-phosphate isomerase has product MNVNGKHYRTIWLKEEDKRVVQIINQLVLPHKFEILDLHRVEDVRRAIKDMYVRGAGLIGAAAAYGMYLAALEASDSAFERDLLASAQILKATRPTASNLAWAVDAMLAKLTGPSGDMEQKRVEARSLAGEIADQDAEYCRNIGLHGAEIIAGIAEKKKGETVNILTHCNAGWLAFVDYGSALSPVYTAFDRGIKVHVWVDETRPRNQGASLTAWELAQHGVSHDLIPDNAGGHLMQHGMVDMVITGADRVTRCGDAANKIGTYLKAVAAKENGVPFYVALPSSTFDFTMRDGLREIPIEERDAAEVRYVSGKTSGGIIETVQICPDATPARNWGFDVTPGRYIRALISERGVCEASERGILSLYPERAANG; this is encoded by the coding sequence ATGAACGTAAACGGAAAGCATTATCGTACCATCTGGCTCAAGGAAGAGGATAAGCGGGTTGTACAAATAATCAACCAGCTTGTTCTGCCCCATAAATTTGAAATTTTGGATTTACATAGGGTCGAAGATGTCCGCCGGGCAATCAAGGACATGTATGTCCGGGGCGCCGGGCTTATCGGGGCTGCGGCAGCTTATGGCATGTACTTAGCGGCCCTGGAAGCCTCCGACTCCGCCTTTGAGCGTGACCTGCTTGCCTCAGCCCAGATATTGAAGGCCACCCGTCCCACTGCAAGCAACCTGGCCTGGGCAGTGGATGCCATGCTGGCAAAACTTACCGGCCCTTCCGGTGATATGGAACAGAAACGGGTGGAAGCCCGCAGTCTCGCCGGGGAAATCGCCGACCAGGATGCGGAGTACTGCCGGAACATCGGCCTTCACGGAGCGGAAATCATAGCCGGCATAGCGGAAAAGAAGAAGGGCGAAACCGTCAATATACTGACCCACTGCAATGCAGGGTGGCTGGCCTTTGTGGATTACGGTTCCGCCCTGTCCCCGGTTTATACAGCCTTTGACCGGGGTATCAAGGTCCATGTCTGGGTTGACGAGACCCGCCCCCGGAACCAGGGCGCGAGTCTGACTGCCTGGGAACTGGCCCAGCACGGGGTAAGCCACGACCTTATCCCGGATAACGCCGGGGGCCACCTGATGCAGCACGGCATGGTAGATATGGTGATCACCGGGGCGGACCGGGTGACCCGCTGCGGGGATGCGGCGAATAAAATCGGTACCTACCTTAAGGCGGTGGCGGCCAAAGAAAACGGGGTTCCCTTTTATGTGGCCCTGCCTTCGTCAACCTTTGATTTTACCATGCGGGACGGTCTCCGGGAGATTCCCATTGAAGAGCGGGATGCTGCGGAAGTGCGATATGTCAGCGGAAAAACCTCAGGGGGCATTATAGAAACGGTGCAAATTTGCCCGGACGCCACTCCGGCCCGGAACTGGGGCTTTGACGTAACCCCTGGCCGGTACATTCGTGCCCTGATAAGCGAGCGTGGTGTCTGTGAGGCTTCGGAACGGGGCATACTTTCCCTGTACCCGGAAAGGGCGGCCAATGGTTAA
- a CDS encoding class II aldolase/adducin family protein: MVKDGYVKYRAIHTPAGATESPLWAQLNEARTRLHDLGLVGEYPGGPGYGNVSVRLGENDFLISGTATGEKRVLTINEYSWVSSFDIEKNTVTTKGPVQASSESMTHGAVYRAFPGAVSVLHIHSRKIFDGMLRDGYPSTPAGAAYGTPEIALAISDCVARLGKPSGVIVMAGHDEGVIAWGPGIDKALDLVLELCTKYKLDAKN, from the coding sequence ATGGTTAAGGATGGGTATGTTAAGTATAGGGCGATTCACACTCCTGCTGGGGCGACTGAAAGCCCTCTCTGGGCGCAGCTTAATGAAGCCCGTACCCGGCTCCACGATCTCGGCTTGGTGGGAGAATATCCCGGCGGACCGGGTTATGGTAATGTTAGTGTGCGCCTCGGGGAGAATGATTTTTTAATCAGCGGAACTGCTACCGGAGAAAAACGGGTCCTTACAATCAACGAGTATTCCTGGGTCAGTTCTTTTGACATTGAAAAAAACACCGTTACTACCAAAGGGCCGGTTCAGGCATCCTCGGAATCCATGACCCATGGCGCTGTTTACCGGGCCTTTCCCGGCGCCGTCTCGGTATTGCACATCCACAGCCGGAAAATCTTTGACGGAATGCTCCGGGATGGGTACCCTTCCACTCCGGCGGGTGCAGCTTATGGAACGCCGGAAATAGCCCTGGCGATCAGTGACTGTGTTGCCCGGTTGGGAAAACCCAGCGGGGTCATTGTCATGGCGGGCCATGACGAGGGGGTCATCGCCTGGGGGCCCGGTATTGATAAAGCCCTTGATCTGGTATTGGAGCTTTGCACTAAATATAAGCTAGACGCTAAAAACTGA
- the mtnP gene encoding S-methyl-5'-thioadenosine phosphorylase, with translation MAVIGIIGGSGLDNPDIFSNPRDEKLTTPYGEPSSPLKHGTIGGTEVVLLGRHGREHTIPPTQVNYRANIAALKAVGCTHIVATTAVGSLREEIGRGDLVIIDQFIDFTKQRKMTFHESFEPHNPVHTPMADPYDSRLRSILIAQCKKQNYRFHEKGTVVTIEGPRFSTRSESHMFRTLGADIINMSISTETILANEIGIPYAAVAMSTDYDSWRTDEEPVSWEAISKVFAENAEKVTTLLTGIIPQI, from the coding sequence ATGGCAGTAATCGGTATAATCGGCGGCAGCGGCCTGGATAACCCGGACATTTTTTCCAATCCTCGGGACGAGAAGCTTACTACCCCCTATGGAGAACCCTCGTCGCCTTTGAAGCACGGGACCATTGGAGGCACAGAGGTGGTGCTCCTGGGCCGCCACGGGCGGGAGCATACCATACCACCCACCCAGGTAAATTACCGGGCGAACATTGCGGCCCTTAAAGCGGTGGGATGTACCCACATTGTAGCTACCACCGCCGTAGGGTCCCTGCGGGAAGAAATAGGCCGGGGGGATCTGGTTATCATTGATCAGTTTATCGACTTTACCAAACAGCGGAAGATGACCTTTCACGAGTCTTTTGAGCCCCATAATCCCGTGCATACCCCCATGGCGGATCCCTACGACAGCCGGCTCCGGTCTATCCTGATAGCCCAGTGTAAAAAGCAAAACTACCGTTTCCATGAAAAAGGAACCGTGGTGACCATCGAAGGCCCCCGGTTTTCTACCCGTTCTGAATCCCACATGTTCCGCACCCTGGGGGCGGACATCATCAACATGTCCATCTCCACCGAAACCATTCTGGCAAATGAGATCGGCATACCCTACGCCGCAGTGGCCATGAGCACCGACTACGATTCATGGAGAACCGACGAGGAGCCGGTAAGCTGGGAGGCCATTTCAAAGGTTTTTGCGGAAAACGCAGAAAAGGTAACGACTCTGCTGACCGGGATTATTCCGCAGATATAG
- a CDS encoding FkbM family methyltransferase, whose product MKITKSLRQIIKWFVPFGIIEYRYKKSGRLNAERIQKGNDIAIYFKNLDRDNQDPEIVKIIEYLERNQCSMYPYEFTKKCFSENIVIYMDKICKMNYVLHENKRMYFPKNWEANQIREYYNWLLMEQDVDSPHRYDTAVFRVQEGDVIADLGTAEGFFALSNVEKAKKIYLFECDNKWLRALKKTFEPWQEKVSIVNKYISDTTSKNYITLDDFLDGKEINFIKADIEGAEIALLRGAKKTLLNQKKLQFSLCTYHRQNDAEEINQILTQNGFTTEYSKGYIITIFDRDSKEPYLRRGIIRAKNNESI is encoded by the coding sequence ATGAAAATAACCAAAAGCTTAAGACAAATTATAAAATGGTTCGTACCATTTGGAATAATCGAATATCGATATAAAAAATCAGGGCGCTTAAATGCAGAACGAATACAAAAAGGAAATGATATAGCGATATATTTTAAAAACCTGGATAGAGATAATCAAGACCCAGAAATAGTCAAAATTATTGAATATCTTGAAAGAAACCAATGTTCTATGTATCCATATGAATTTACAAAGAAGTGTTTTTCAGAAAATATTGTCATATATATGGATAAAATATGTAAAATGAACTATGTATTACATGAAAATAAACGGATGTATTTTCCAAAAAACTGGGAAGCAAATCAAATCCGGGAATATTATAACTGGCTTTTAATGGAACAAGATGTAGATTCGCCACATCGTTATGATACAGCAGTATTTCGTGTTCAAGAGGGTGATGTTATCGCAGATTTAGGGACAGCAGAAGGATTCTTTGCATTGTCTAATGTTGAAAAAGCAAAGAAAATATATTTGTTTGAATGTGATAATAAATGGCTTAGAGCATTAAAAAAGACATTTGAACCATGGCAAGAAAAGGTAAGTATAGTAAATAAATATATTTCAGATACTACATCCAAGAATTATATAACTTTAGACGATTTTCTGGACGGAAAGGAAATTAATTTTATAAAGGCTGATATTGAGGGAGCCGAAATAGCACTTTTAAGGGGTGCAAAAAAGACCTTGTTAAATCAAAAGAAATTACAATTCTCTCTTTGTACTTATCATCGACAAAATGATGCAGAGGAAATTAATCAGATATTAACCCAAAATGGTTTTACTACTGAATATTCAAAAGGCTATATTATAACTATATTTGATAGGGATTCAAAAGAACCTTATTTAAGAAGGGGTATAATCAGAGCAAAGAATAATGAAAGTATATAA
- a CDS encoding pyruvate formate lyase family protein: MTNRAETFYEALQRVLFTNQLIWREGHSFIGLRHLDKILYPYYEHDINNRLITKEDAYKFINIFL, from the coding sequence ATAACGAATAGAGCTGAAACTTTTTATGAAGCGCTTCAACGAGTTTTGTTTACTAATCAATTAATATGGCGGGAGGGACATTCTTTTATAGGGTTGAGGCATTTAGATAAAATACTCTATCCATATTATGAACATGATATAAATAATCGTTTGATCACTAAAGAAGATGCATATAAATTCATAAACATTTTCTTATAA
- a CDS encoding class I SAM-dependent methyltransferase, translating into MSLKHIYYLILTPFQRMKWWLFNSVFSKNEIISENNKNIFRKIYKNNYWASQESFSGGGSHIETTINIRNALPVLWEEYDIKTFLDIPCGDYNWMKEVSKKNIVYRGGDIVSEIIDRNNQHYKDINISFNVFDITKDDLPNVDMIFCKDCFQHLSFSNVFKALINFKKSNSKYLLTTSYPLTWVNWDIADGDYRALNLRLRPFNLPKPIYKLHEGSKGYQMEVDKYFYLYKLKEINI; encoded by the coding sequence ATGAGTTTAAAACACATTTATTATCTAATACTTACACCATTTCAAAGAATGAAATGGTGGTTATTTAATTCTGTTTTTTCTAAAAATGAAATTATTTCTGAAAATAATAAAAATATATTTAGAAAAATATATAAAAATAATTATTGGGCTTCACAAGAGTCGTTTTCCGGAGGCGGTTCTCATATTGAAACAACTATAAATATAAGAAATGCTTTACCTGTTTTATGGGAAGAATATGATATTAAGACTTTTTTAGACATTCCCTGCGGAGATTATAACTGGATGAAAGAAGTAAGCAAAAAAAATATTGTTTATAGAGGGGGGGATATTGTAAGTGAGATTATTGATAGAAATAATCAACACTATAAAGATATAAATATATCTTTCAATGTTTTTGATATAACTAAAGATGATTTACCAAATGTTGATATGATATTTTGTAAAGACTGTTTTCAACATTTATCGTTTAGTAATGTATTTAAAGCGTTAATAAATTTTAAGAAATCAAATTCTAAATATTTATTAACAACATCATATCCATTGACGTGGGTTAATTGGGATATTGCTGATGGTGATTATAGAGCATTAAATTTAAGACTAAGGCCGTTTAATTTGCCTAAACCTATATATAAGCTTCACGAAGGGTCAAAAGGATACCAAATGGAAGTTGACAAATATTTTTATTTATATAAGTTGAAAGAAATTAATATATAG